The sequence below is a genomic window from Williamwhitmania taraxaci.
CTTTTTGAGCGAGTCTCTAACTGTAAAGTTGTATATTTGAAAGAATTTTTTAAAAAATAAGCCTTGATATTTAACGACAAAATTAAGTTTATACCTCAGTTGAGAGAGTTGCTCTCATCCGCTAACAATATTTGTATTGTTACCCATGCAAATCCCGATGGCGACGCCTTGGGATCATCGTTAGGTTTGTATCACCTGCTCAAGGAACACCAAAAGAGTATAAAGGTTGTAATACCAGATCGAGTTCCCGACTTTTTGAAGTGGCTCCCCGGTTCCAATGAGGTGATTGTTGCCTACGACAATAAGGAGTTAATGGAAATGGCGATGGCTGAGGCCGATTTGGTATTTTGTCTAGACTTTAATCAACTCAACCGAGTGAATGGGGTTACGGAAGCTTTGACAAAGACTCCCGGTAAGCGGATTCTCATTGATCATCATCCGGAACCAGATAACGACTTCTTTTTAGGCCTTTCAATGACTAGTTCCAGCTCAACGGCCGAACTAATCTTTGAGGTGTGTGAAGAACTTGGACTCACCAAGAACTTAGGAAAAGATGCTGCTTCATGCATTTATACGGGCATAATGACCGATACGGGTTCTTTTAGCTATGCCATTGGCCGTGGTCGTACTTTCGAGGTGCTTGCCCATTTGATTGATGCCGGAATCGAGAAGGATAAAATTCACTCTCTCGTTTTTGATAGCTTCTCGGAGCAGCGGATGCGGCTTATGGGCTATTGTCTAAAGGATAAAATGGTGGTTATTTCTCAGTTACGTACAGCCTACATTTCCTTGTCTGCGGCCGAAATTAAGTTATTCAATCATAAAGTTGGCGATACCGAAGGGTTTGTAAATCTTCCTCTTTCGATTTCTGGAATCGTATTTTCTGTATTCTTCTCAGAGCGCGATGGGGTTATAAAAATGTCACTACGCTCACGGGGAAATTTCGCCGTTAATGATTTTGCAAAAAAATACTACGGCGGCGGCGGGCATCGCAATGCCGCTGGTGGAAAATCGCTGCTCCCCTTGCAGGAAACAATAGCACAATTTGAACAATACCTTAAGGAATATGAGGCTGAACTTACTAACGCTTAGCATTTCTTTGCTGTTGCTGTTCTCTTGCAGTTCCAACGACAGAGTTGTCTCTGTGCCGGTTACTGGTGTTGACATTACGCGAAAAATTGCTGCCGTTAATAAAGAGTTGACGATTGCCGATATGGAGTTAATAGCTCGATATTTTCAGAAGCGTGAATGGCCAACTCAAAACACAGGCTCGGGCTTGGTTTACTATATCTACAAAAGCGGTAACGGTGCTCCGGCTGTTAAGGAATCGAAGGTTCAAATCTCCTTTACGATTAGTTTGCTCAATGGCACGGTATGCTATGGCGCCGACAAGCCTGTTGAAAAGGAGTTTGTTGTAGGAATGGGCAAGGAGATATCTGGTCTCGAAGAAGCAATTCTGTTGCTCAGGGAGGGCGATCATGCGATCATTGCTATTCCGCCGCATCTGGGCCATGGCTTACTGGGCGATGAGGGTGAGATTCCTCCTCGATCGACTATAATTTATGATGTAACACTAGAAAAGGTGCTTCAAAATAAGTAGTTTTACTTTCAGAAAAATTTGAAATGCTAAAAACGAATTGGATGAAACGAGCGGTTATTGCCTTACTACCCTTAATTACTCTGTTGACCTTGGCTTGCCAGAAGTCACCCTATCCTGGTTACGAAAAACAGAATAGTGGCGTTTTTTATAAGCTTTTGGCCATTGGAGAGGAGGAAAAGAAAGCGCAAGTTGGCGATTATATCACTGCCGATATTGCCTACCGAAATATGAGCGATTCCTCCTTCTTTAATGGAAGACGTAGGTTTCAGCTCTCCGCTACTCACTTTAGTGGATCCATTGATGAATGCTTTGCAATGCTTTCGGAGGGCGATAGTGCATCCTTTATTATTTCGGCCGATGATTTCTTTTTGAAAACGCTGGAAACTCAAAAGCCGCGCTTCTTAATCAATCAAACCACGCTTAAGGTTGATATCCGATTGGTCGAAGTGCAAAAGGAGGACGAGTATCAGCGCGAAAAGGAGGCGTTCCTCACCTGGATTGAAGATTTTGGGGATTACGAAAAGGTTATACTAACGCAATTTATTGAGCAAAAAAAGATAAGCGCTAAGCCAACTGCTTCAGGACTCTTTCTGGTAACCGCTACTCCGGGAAAAGGACCTTCTGTTGCCTTGGGCGATACGGTTATTGTTGATTTTGAGGGCAAATTCTTCAATGGCAAATTTTTCGACTCTACTAAAAAACGAAATGAACCGTTCTCTTTTGTATATGGTCAAAAGTGGCAAGTTATTGATGGATTAGAAGAAGCTATCGGATTAATGCGGCAGGGTCAAAAAGCTTTAGTAATTTTGCCCAGCAACTTGGCTTTTGGAAAGGATGGTTCCTCTACTGGAATTATTCCCCCATTTACCTCCGTAGTTTTTGAGGTGGAATTGCTTAACGTTATTAAAGGTGTTCCCCCTTCTTCAAAAACGGGAGATGCTAAGAAGTAGTTATTGATTATAAAAAGGGAATACATTACTGAAATAAAGATGAGAAAGCACCAAACAAAGTTTTTCTATTTATTTATTGGGTTGGGTTTACTCTTTTCTTGCTCAAAGGAGAGTGGTGAAGATATTGCAAATCAACATGTTTCAATTGTTACTTATCTAACTGCTAATAAGCTGGCATATCAGGAGATCGGTGATATTTATAAGGTAGTTAAAATTGCGGGTTATGGTTATGAGCCAAAATCCGGCGATACCGTTACCTTTAACTATACCGTTTATGAGTATAACGATACTCGGAATCTAGTTATTACCTCCAATGTTTTAGATACTCTGGTAAAGCATGGTTTTGATACCGAGATATATAAGCCAGGTCCTACAAAAATGGTATTAGGTGAGGGGAACTTTCTTTCAGGTATTAGTCAAGGTTTGCTCTCAATGCATGCCGGTGAGGTTTGCGATATCTTTATGACCAGCAATTTGGGTTATGGCGATCAGCAAAGAGGACCAGTAGCTGGTAATACCATGTTACGCGCAAGGATGCAAATTATTTCTGTTAATGGGAGTAGCATCATTTCCGAAAAACAAAAAATAGCAGAATATATTGCTAACAACACAATCACCATCAGCCCGAAGGACGAGGGATATTACTTTATACAAGATATTGTTGGGGTAGGCTCAATGGCTCTTGTTGGGGATACCACTTATGTTAGCTATGTTTGCAAAACATTAGCAGGGGATGTTGTTGAAGAGGTAGTCACTAGCGATTCACTCAATTTCATAGTTGGTGGGGGCAAAGCACCAGTTGTTGGGCTCGATTTGGCAGTTCGACTTATGGCTAGTGGGGCAACGGCTACAGTTATTATGCCTTCGTATTTGGCATATGGAAAAGATGGGAAAAATAATAGCCTGATTCTTCCATACGAAACCCTGATTTATGACGTTAACCTGAACAAGATTAAAACAAAGAAATAGATAATTCAATATGGAACCAAAATGCTTTCCGATGCGCTCACTGCGTATAAGCATTAAGGTTACATTCAAACTTTTAAATAATTATTCGGATGAGATCGAAACTTCATTTATTGTTGATTTTTTTAGTAACAGTTTCACTGTTCTCCTGCAAAAAAGGGGGCGAGGATGCTACAGA
It includes:
- a CDS encoding DHH family phosphoesterase, coding for MIFNDKIKFIPQLRELLSSANNICIVTHANPDGDALGSSLGLYHLLKEHQKSIKVVIPDRVPDFLKWLPGSNEVIVAYDNKELMEMAMAEADLVFCLDFNQLNRVNGVTEALTKTPGKRILIDHHPEPDNDFFLGLSMTSSSSTAELIFEVCEELGLTKNLGKDAASCIYTGIMTDTGSFSYAIGRGRTFEVLAHLIDAGIEKDKIHSLVFDSFSEQRMRLMGYCLKDKMVVISQLRTAYISLSAAEIKLFNHKVGDTEGFVNLPLSISGIVFSVFFSERDGVIKMSLRSRGNFAVNDFAKKYYGGGGHRNAAGGKSLLPLQETIAQFEQYLKEYEAELTNA
- a CDS encoding FKBP-type peptidyl-prolyl cis-trans isomerase; this translates as MRLNLLTLSISLLLLFSCSSNDRVVSVPVTGVDITRKIAAVNKELTIADMELIARYFQKREWPTQNTGSGLVYYIYKSGNGAPAVKESKVQISFTISLLNGTVCYGADKPVEKEFVVGMGKEISGLEEAILLLREGDHAIIAIPPHLGHGLLGDEGEIPPRSTIIYDVTLEKVLQNK
- a CDS encoding FKBP-type peptidyl-prolyl cis-trans isomerase; translated protein: MKRAVIALLPLITLLTLACQKSPYPGYEKQNSGVFYKLLAIGEEEKKAQVGDYITADIAYRNMSDSSFFNGRRRFQLSATHFSGSIDECFAMLSEGDSASFIISADDFFLKTLETQKPRFLINQTTLKVDIRLVEVQKEDEYQREKEAFLTWIEDFGDYEKVILTQFIEQKKISAKPTASGLFLVTATPGKGPSVALGDTVIVDFEGKFFNGKFFDSTKKRNEPFSFVYGQKWQVIDGLEEAIGLMRQGQKALVILPSNLAFGKDGSSTGIIPPFTSVVFEVELLNVIKGVPPSSKTGDAKK
- a CDS encoding FKBP-type peptidyl-prolyl cis-trans isomerase, which produces MRKHQTKFFYLFIGLGLLFSCSKESGEDIANQHVSIVTYLTANKLAYQEIGDIYKVVKIAGYGYEPKSGDTVTFNYTVYEYNDTRNLVITSNVLDTLVKHGFDTEIYKPGPTKMVLGEGNFLSGISQGLLSMHAGEVCDIFMTSNLGYGDQQRGPVAGNTMLRARMQIISVNGSSIISEKQKIAEYIANNTITISPKDEGYYFIQDIVGVGSMALVGDTTYVSYVCKTLAGDVVEEVVTSDSLNFIVGGGKAPVVGLDLAVRLMASGATATVIMPSYLAYGKDGKNNSLILPYETLIYDVNLNKIKTKK